In the Malaclemys terrapin pileata isolate rMalTer1 chromosome 12, rMalTer1.hap1, whole genome shotgun sequence genome, one interval contains:
- the LOC128846668 gene encoding BPI fold-containing family B member 4-like — MLKVLGIVLFCSLLPLSQGVVPGVFSVVSPEGIQNVVSGALLQDGLLQKHLQAIQIPDIVSGGGLLGSFISITGLEVVKVQLPTVSVTLLPGIGGQLTFATKLEINGDLLLSGLIHISVDVNLNAKVRVTDYSAGVSQVVIEDCQSLLGPFDIRLLSGLLPISVNGLVSSTLTTTLPSLLCPVVNNIITLVNVQLLGTLNALVPLGAVGKIQYQLASLPLITDLHVGLDLNTVIHQVGGGNISLPGSAVPVALPALQGNVLNLGLSQAFLNAALSLLVQIQPQTFISTLDVFSGATQLMDAIVALIPAGCPNCSVVSPLNIKITALGPPLITLEANKATVKLSVTIQVFTKYSDGTIQTLLALKADLVLDAQASVAGDKLLLSVSLTSADLVLESSDVGIVSVSGLGTLINKLLVETFVPLINEALAVGLPLPNVLGIKLINAVQIVEGLVVVRV; from the exons ATGTTAAAGGTTTTGGGAATCGTCCTCTTCTGTAGCCTGCTGCCCCTATCTCAGGGAGTGGTCCCTGGAGTCTTTTCGGTAGTCAGTCCAGAGGGAATTCAAAATG TTGTCTCAGGTGCATTGCTTCAGGATGGGCTTCTCCAAAAGCATCTCCAGGCGATACAGATCCCCGACATCGTGAGCGGAGGGGGCCTGCTCGGTTCATTCATCAGCATCACAGG ACTAGAAGTTGTTAAAGTCCAGCTGCCCACGGTGTCGGTGACGCTGCTGCCTGGAATTGGGGGCCAGCTGACCTTTGCTACGAAGCTGGAGATCAATGGCGACTTGTT GCTATCTGGGCTGATCCATATTTCAGTGGACGTGAACCTTAACGCAAAAGTCAGGGTGACCGACTATTCAGCAGGTGTCTCCCAAGTTGTAATTGAAGACTGCCAGTCCCTGCTCGGTCCCTTTGACATCCGGCTCCTCTCAGG TTTGCTGCCAATATCAGTGAATGGATTAGTGTCTAGCACCCTTACGACAACTCTGCCTAGCCTG TTGTGTCCAGTAGTCAACAACATCATCACGCTCGTGAACGTGCAGCTGCTGGGCACCCTGAATG CGCTGGTCCCACTTGGTGCCGTAGGAAAGATCCAGTATCAGTTAGCCAGCCTTCCACTGATAACTGACCTGCATGTCGGACTGGATTTAAAT ACCGTGATCCATCAGGTGGGAGGAGGCAACATCTCCCTCCCTGGCAGCGCCGTCCCCgtggccctgcctgccctgcagggcaATGTTCTGAATCTGGGGCTGAGCCAGGCTTTCCTCAATGCCGCGCTGTCCCTCCTCGTCCAGATCCAGCCACAGACATTTATTTCCACATTGGACGTG TTCTCTGGTGCCACCCAGCTGATGGACGCCATTGTGGCTCTGATTCCTGCTGGG TGTCCCAACTGCTCTGTGGTATCTCCTCTGAACATTAAAATAACAGCGCTTGGGCCCCCACTCATCACCCTGGAAGCAAACAAAGCCACTGTCAAGCTCTCTGTCACGATTCAGGTGTTCACGAAATATTCGGATGGAACCATCCAGACGCTCCTTGCCCTGAAGGCG GACCTTGTTTTAGATGCCCAGGCCTCTGTTGCTGGAGACAAACTGCTGCTCAGCGTATCCCTGACCAG TGCGGATCTAGTCTTGGAATCTTCAGACGTCGGCATCGTTAGC gTCTCTGGTCTCGGGACGTTGATCAATAAACTTTTGGTGGAAACTTTTGTGCCGCTCATCAATG AGGCTCTGGCTGTCGGACTCCCACTGCCAAACGTGCTGGGCATTAAGCTGATTAACGCTGTTCAGATTGTGGAG GGCCTGGTTGTGGTGCGTGTGTGA